Genomic window (Lycium barbarum isolate Lr01 chromosome 2, ASM1917538v2, whole genome shotgun sequence):
ATCAAGCAGAGGACTGGAATCTGTCCTTAATTTGATAAATGGATCCAAAGGTGAAGAAATCTTCCCCAAATGCGAACAATCATACTCTGATAATAGCTCAATGGTAAACTTCCTCTGACTCATAATCAACCCCTATTTTTCCCTAAGGATTTCAATACCGAGAAAATAATGTAAAATACCCAGATACTTGATGCAAAACTCAGAATTAAGAAAATTCTTGAGCTCTGAAATTTCTTGTGAGTGATTACCAGTGATTACAATGTCATCTACATAGACTGCAATTAGAGTAACATAGTCATTTGatacattaaaaaataaatagtagTCATTTAGCGATGATGAGAAACCTTTAAAGCTTAAAGCACCAGCAAGCCGAGCATACCATTGTCGTGAAGCTTGCTTTATGCCATAAAGTGATTTTCTGAGCTTGCAAACATGTTGGGGACTTGGAGCACTCAACCTTATGGGGAATTTCATGTAAACTTCCTCATGTAAATCCCCATGTTGGAAAGCGTTGTTCACATCTAGTTGATAAATAGGCCAATTCTTCTGAACTGCCACTGCAAGTAAACATCTTATGGTAGTCATCTTAACAACTGGGGAAAAATTCTCATTATAGTCAATCCCCTGTTGTTGAATGTCACCTCTAACAACCAGCCTGACTTTTAGTCTCTCGATAGTTCCATCTGATAGATGCTTGACTTTGTAGACCCATTTACAGGGCAAAGGTTTCTTTCCAGGTGGTAGGATAACAACATCCCAAGTCTTGTTGTTTTCTAGAGCTTCAATTTCTTTGTTCATAGCTGCTTTGCAGCCTAGGTGATTCTCAACCTCTGAAAAACTGTTAGGTTCTGAAATCTGGGAAATAGAGTTGAGTATGTTTTGGTTCTGAGAAGACAAGGCTGAAAAAGAGAAAGTGGATGGTTGTACTGGAGTGGTAAAACAAGCTCTAGTTACATTTGTGAGGATAACATCATCACACTCATAATCCTTTAGATAAGCCGGTCTTTGAGTGATTCTAGTAGTCCTTCTAGGGGGTATAAAAGGTGAGGGTAAAGAGGAGGAGTTAGGGTTTGTACTTATGTTATGCTGTCCTAAATTGGGAGAAGTAGAATTGAGGAGGTTATCTTGTGATGCATGAGGTGAGTTACTACTAGAACTGTTAGGTGAGAACTGATGTGGAGATCTGGATGTGAGATTAAAAGGAATAGGTGGTGTACTGTTAGGAGTAGAATGATTATTAGGAATATCAGCTTGATCTGGCATAGGTGGAATAGGTGTTGTCTAAAGGGGACTGGATGTAACATCATGTGTTTTGGtaaaaagaaggaaggttggaAGGATTGTGGGCTGAGAATGGGAACTAGAAGCAAAAGGAAAGATATTCTCATGAAAGTGCACATCTCTTGATACAAGCAGTTTCTTAGTGTTCAAGTCTAAACATTTGTACCCTTTTTGAGTTTCTGGATATCCAAGGAATACACAAGCCTTAGCTCTAGGCTCAAATTTCCCTCTATCAAACTAGAGACATAAATAGGACAACCAAAAACTTTCAGTCTCTCGTAGGCAGGTTTGCTTTGAAACAGTGCCTGATAGAGAGTTTTTCCTCTTAAAACTTTGGAGGGTATTCTATTAATAAGATATGTGGCTGTCAACAAACACTCACCCCAATATTTTATAGGAACTTTGGATTGGAAATACAGTGCCCTAGAGACTTCTAGTAAATGCTTGTGTTTTCTCTCCACaactccattttgttgtggagtaGAAACACAGCAGGTTTGATGAATTATACCTTCCGAGGATAAAAATTCTGAAGCTATTGCACTTTTTCCTAATTCAAAAGCATTATCAGACCTTATAATTTTCACCTTTACATTGAATTGTCTCTCCACCATAGATAGAAAATTTTTCAAAACAGGAAAAACATTGTTCTTATTTTTCAACAAGTGAGTCCAAGTTCCTCtactataatcatcaacaatagtAAGGAAATACTTAAAACCATCATGTGTTGGTTCTTTATAAGGTCCCCAAGTGTCTATATGAATCAATTCAAAAATTCTCTTGGACTTAATGTGACTTATAGGAAAGGACATCCTAGATTGTCTTGCCATGGGAAAAACATCACAAGTACATGTAGACATAGATGGAAATTTAAAGGAACCAATGTATTTCATTGCATGGAAAGGAAAATGCCCCAATCTTTTGTGCCATAAAATTACATCAGATTTTGATTGAATGGAAATGGGAACAGAAAATGAAATTGAAACAGAATTAGAAACTTTCTCTGAAACTACTACATTGCTACTGGCCTTAGAACAAAAACTATTAGTGGTCCTATTAGGTTGAAGAAGGAATAGTCCATCCTTAGATTCACCAAAAGCTTGAGCCCTCTTCATAAAAGGGGCCTGCAAAAGACAACCAACTGGTGTGAATAGAAGAATTGATTAAAACTGTTTAACAAACTTGTCAACTGACAGTAGGTTGTATTTGAAAAAGGGCATATATAAAACATTTTCTAGAGTCATATCTGCGAATATAGTGATGCTGCCTTTGTGAGTGATACTAATTTTAGATAGGTTTGGGAAAATGATAAACATAGGGCTAGATAGAGGAATCAAAGATTTGAAAATTTTAGAATTGAAGCACATGTGGTCAGACGCCCCTGAATCTATGATCCAGTAGCTAGAATTTTTGGTAGCTAACACTGTAAAAGAGAGGGTGTAAGATatatgatgtgccgtgaatttcggcacagtttatgcctttgtaactagaagtgttgcttgtttttaagtgtttttacattgtttcttatgttatttttgtgttttatagggttggttaaCTAAGAATCAGAAATGAGATTAAAGGCTAAAAagcggacaaattggagctaaatgacggtccgttactcatgttacggtccgtaacattgaaccgtaacaggagccaaatttccagaaagttttcatggaaacatCAGTGTTACGAtgtcgtgttacggtccgtaacatcagccaaaatttcagagagttgccaagtaattgtcacaaGTTACGCTTCAGAAGGGCGGACCGTAatacaggttacggtccgtcgcatggtggccgtaacaacAAGTggacaaatgacgaaatgaaggacggaccgtaacctgagttacggtccgtaacgatgcggcgtaagggcagttttgtccagaaacttggcgcgatttttggctctataaatacttaatgtagggttttaattcagcagccagatATATTTTTGAGAGCATAAACTCTAGGTTTTTCATATTAGAAGTTTTTGGAGCATTTAAAGTAAACTACTTCACTTCCATTCCACCTTGTAATtgcattgtaagtatattatgtcaacttttaagctttctttgctaGTCaagattatgagtagctaattttaaagttaaggttgtgagtcccatgatgaatattatgtgaatgagtttctattattgatatatgcataatggttgttggtattcattcagtttttgtgatttagcgttgggtgatgattacaagcattatcctaagccattatattatcttttcttgggaaagaaagttagtattggtaagattgaatgacaatgactcgaggcgttaaccctcgtttaatagactaacttatggatgagaacaagtctaaattggcatttttggtcattcttcgattgcaactcttttacattcggaagaatcataaagaggaaatacgacttaactgttggaaaacattaagaagttcttaagagaccaagtgcatattcatagaacaaccattagaagtatatcacattgaaacctgaagcataatatctaatcaaattggggaacacaaccttagtctctatttcacattaaatacaatttcagtcaaaaatacttaattacattattcaacaactatttcaaactatcaggaataggattaaagctttTAAAgtctagtatcgcatacaattagtactcttttctctccatattccctgtgggattcgaccccaaccttgttgggttactatatttgacaatgtccgtGTTAcatcattaataggtgtaatttgagcgtatcaaattttggcgccgctgccggggaatacggtttagaaattactaattgttgtgtaatcttctttaaatttttttctattccatcacatcTTGTTTGCTGTTGTAGCGAACCaagtgaacatggcaggaagacacaatcgcaatcaaggaaaccaagggggaatccaagtgaaccatcctgcaccagaagaagaggaggatgagaatgtatttgcagaattcatcgacgaagctgattatgcttctgctgtagttccTCCTAGAACgggaaatgctaatttcaaaattgatagttctatctatcagctattgaaacttgaaggctatttccgaaatttttcggaggattgtccactccgacacCTGAAGAATTTCCTGCATGTATGTTCttaacaatcccaaggtgttgttcctgttgatgcactgcggttacgagtcttcaaatattccttggctggccaagcaagggaatggtatgaaaagctcccagCAATACCATTCATACCTGGAACGAGTTAACCAATATATTCTTGAAAAAGTGGTttccaccaagcaaaaaggctgagcttagggacaagatctttgagttcaaacaacttccgggggaacaactatatgcagcatgggagcgtttcaaatattatctagctcaatctccgaatCATGGATTTCCGGATGCTATCCTCACCGAGAAATTTTACAAGGGGTTAGATATCatgaatcaaattgctgtcaacactgcagctgggggatgcttcatggacaaatcatttgtcaacatcaccaggttactcgacaagcttactacccacAACCAAGCTTGGCATTCTAGTGATAGTGAAACCGTGTCATATGATAGTCCCTCTactgccgcggtggccaaagaaaaccatgagcgagatcatgcttttgctcaattacaaaccaccgtggatttattatcgaagaggcttatggagaaagaagcCAAAGGTGTGAATGTTGTAAAggagatgccacctcatgctcccggaatgtaccaagtctctgaagaagcttatctagaggggcagccacaatatgaagatgcgaattatgtcaacaactcgcaagggggctatcaaaggcaaaattatcaaggtcctggtaatcacccatggcaaaagcctcaacaaCAATTTCAAGGGAACAATTATGGAAGAAATGATCAGGGcaatccaaatcaagggaattacaacaactataattatggcaacaagagctcgaacccctacattccacctagggggAAAGCATCTAATTCCCAACAGTGGAGAGataattcagctagcaactctgctgGCAACACGCCTAATGATTCTGCGGAACTGAAAAGtgtgatgcagaaaatgctaatgaatcaagacagaacagagagcacaatcaagggaatgtctcaggtccaactatctcattcagctttcattcagaagcttgaagcaCAATTTagagacctttcccgagaagtgcatactcctcaacggggacaactaccgagtgatacagttccaaatccaaaaggtagtggagtaaactctgtggagaatgtacttgctattagcaccagaagtggaaaaatatttcaaggtgctaataaaaaggtgattgatctggaaccaattgttgaaaaagaagAAGCGCAGCCTGATGTACCTGATGTTATTGTAgaggaagaaacagaggaggaagtccctattgtGGCTGAAGAGGAGTAGAATCTTGAAAATCTCAAGGCACAAAGAGAAAAACAGGAAGGGGGAAAGGCAAAACTTTCCggcgctcttcgccctttgagccaattgtttaaatctttgccgccttttcctcaaaggttagtgagaaaaacagaagatgagaagtgcttgcgattttatgatcaactcaagcagttgaaaatgaacattcctttcatggacgctgtccaagaaattcctggctttgctaagtatttgaaggatcttttaacaaagaaaaagaagccattgaaacacgacactatGGGTATTACTCACCGCGTTAGTGCTattctttccaagaccacagtgcaaaagagggaagatcctggagcattcacaattccatgcaccatagggccgCAAGATTTTGccagggctttgtgtgataacggggcgaGTATAAATCTTATGCCCTTGGAAATTTTCAAGAGATCGGGGCTAgcgatgccaaggccaactaccatgaggttgtagatggctgacagatcgataaaaaggccagtgggggtagttgatgatgtgctggttcaaatcggggaattcctactgccagcagatttcgtgattcttgattgtgctattgatcagGAAATTCCTATCATtttgggaagacctttccttgcgacagggagggctcttatggattccgagaagcAGGAGatcaagttccgggtgaacgatgaggaggtgacttttcacgctagcaaaggcatgaaattacctagtccttatcaaagtatttcagtcataaaCTCGGTTGATGAGGTGGATAAAGCAGTGGAATTTAAAATGGAGTAAGAATGCTTGAGTGAAGAATTATTggccatcttggtgaattttgatgccGAACAAATGGTGGGATATGatgagacagtgaattcactcacaggtctggggtcttactcttatgggCCCAAGAAACTGTCTCTTGATTTAGAaaaacgaacaactcctccaggaaaaccatcaattattgagccaccgaagttggagctcaagcaacttccatcccatcttaaatatgtgtttcttggagcaaatgctactcttccagttattgtgtcatcaattctgaatgagggccaagtTCAGAGACTCATCGTAGTCTTGAggaagcatttaagagctttgAGTTgcactattgcagacatccgggggattccctccggaatttgtgagcacagaattcagttggaggaggaaagttcaccaagtgttgagcatcagcgaagattgaatccaccgatgcaagaggtggtaaagaaagagattattaagtggctagatgctggggtggtttacccaattgccaatagtccatgggtaagtccagtccaatgtgtgccaaagaaagggggcatcactgttgtccctaagcTGAACACAGCATCGTGCAAAgatcatttccctatgccttttattgatcaaatgcttgatcggctagctggaaggtcttattattgtttcttagATGTGTACTCAGgatacaaccaaatcaacattgcattggaagaccaagaaaagactactttcgcttgtccctatgggacattcgctttcagccggatgccatttggtctttgcaatgctccggctactttccaacgatgtatgatgtccatattctccgaCATGAtcgaaaactttcttgaagtattcatggatgacttctctgtggtgggagattcattcgatgactGTTTAGACCATCTCGATCGGGTGCTGctaagatgtgaggagacaaacctcgttctcaactgggaaaagtgtcattttatggtaaaggatggaattgtccttggccataagatttcagaaaaagggattgaggttgatcaagccaaaatcgatgtgatttcacaactccctccgcccatttcagtaaaaggagttcggagtttcttgggacacgccggattctataggaggtttatcaaagacttctccaaaattgcaaacccaatgtgcaaactcttggaaaaagagtccaaattcaattttgatgataagtgcatcaaggctttcgacgagttgaagctgaagttaacctccgcacctattgttgtgtccccggattggtcactgccctttgaattaatgtgtgacgccagtggtcttgtaattggcgctgtgcttggtcagcggctaaacaagatcctgcacccaatttattatgctagcaaaaCACTGAATGGAGCTCAATTGAACTATACAGTAATGGAGCAGGAACTACTTGCcattgtttatgcttttgaaaagttccgagcttatttgttgggtaccaaggtagtggttcacactgaccatgctgcattgagctatttgatggcgaagaaggatgctaagcctcggttgataagatgggtctTGCTGCTACAGGAATTTGACTTTGATGTCAAAGACTGAAAAGGGTctgaaaatcaagtagctgaccatctctccagacttgaagcaccagggagaccgattgatgtgctggatattgatgacacttttccggatgaaTGAGTCTTGGTCATCttcaatgatgtggcaccatggtatgccgatattgccaattatttggtcaCTGGCATCATTCCTGACGagttgaaggcatatcaaaagaagaaattcttgagagattgtcGACAAttttattgggatgagccttacttattcaggacgtgtgctgacaatatgatccggagatgtgtggcggaatatgaggtgatggatattttgaaggcgtgccatgattctccggttggtggacatcacagtggaaatctaaccgcagccaaggtgctagagtgtggctactactagccagccatttatcgtgatgcaaatatgttggcacgctcttgtgataaatgccaacgccagggtACGATAGGTAggaggcatgaaactccgatgaattttgttcttgagatggagctctttgatgtatgggacttgattttatggggcccttcgtgagctcctacggcctgaaatacattcttgttgcggtggattatgtctctaaatgggtggaagcagtggccttgcctaacaatgatggtaggagagtcaatgcctttctaaaaaagaacatctttactagattcagtactcctagagctattattagtgatggtggctctcatttctgcaacaaaccatttgctgatcttctttaaaaatatggcgtgcatcacagggttgccactccatatcatcctcagacaagtggccaggttgaggtctcaaacagagagataaaaagcatcttggcgaAGACGGTCAATGtaaatcgcactgactggtccaaaaagttagatgatgctttatgggcatatcgcacgacgttcaaaacgcctattgggacttcaccgtataagttggtatttgggaaggcatgtcatttgcctattgagcttgagcataaagccctttgggcattgaaaaagctgaacatGGACTAGCATGAAGCAACAAAACTGAGAGTTTTTCAAATCAACGaaatggatgaatttaggtacaatgcctatgaaagtgcaacactgtacaaggagaAGATGAAGTACTATCATGATtcgaagatcctaaaaagggattttcagccaaaggacttggtcttgttgtacaatttatGCCTAAAGTTCTTTCCGAGCCAGTTAAAGTCTCGGTAGTCTGGTCTTTTTGAAATCGCAAGTGTTTCCCCAAATGaaagcgtcattgaggtgaaatccgaggatggcactcggacttttaaggttaatgcacaaagagtgaagcattaccattggtgtattgatgatggtaaggtcgttgataggtatcgtttgaaatacggttcctgaactcgaaaatgaggtatCACGTCAagctgtgacgttaaaccaagcgctgtgtgagaggcaacccacatttactgctttgtaagtaatttaaattttgtattttccttgtgttcttttgtgtttttgatgtgcTAATGTGGTAGGATTTTGAGAACTGAAGAGGTCAAATAACTGCTGAGTTTTTCGCAGAcgagacgctccacgttacggcACGTAACTCATGTTATGGTCCGTATCATGGAGCGTAACAAgcaaaagaaaaatcaaaaatCGCTGAAGGATTGAGAAAGAATGATACGGTCTAAGTTACGGACCGTCacacatgttacggtccgtaacacaggaCCGTAACTTGGTAAAAATTCTGGGCAGGTAATACGGACCGTaccacgagttacggtccgtaggCTGTAATGCCAGATCATTAATGAAAATGGGAAACGGTGTCGTTTGGTTGACCGTAACACGTGATACGGTTCGTAtcccatgttacggtccgtaacagggaACGTAACCGTCGGGCATGCTTAAATACATGAACCGACGGTTACAAAATTATAATCGGTGCCTTAAAACTTTTTAAACTCCCTCTCCCCAAACTTTCCCTTTTCTCTTCTTCACATCCTCCTCTCTTCATCTTTCATTCTCCTCCATATTTCTCTAAATCTCATTGTTATTTTCTTGTCAAAAATCACTGCTTTACATTTCGAGTTTCGTCAAATCATCGCCAACGATCATGTATCACCATGTCTTaactctctttcttcttttatcaAGACGAATGCTATGATCTTCATGCGTGAATTCATATGATATGTGTTTAAATTAGTATTTTGACTGTGTTGATTTAGTTTGAATTCCCATTGATTAATTGTGCGGGGTTTGACAAAGGGtgggggttgggattggtatgTGTGCTATTTGCAAGATTCGTGGGCACAAGCATATTGTTTCCCAATGAATTGGAGGGCATTCCGATTGAAATTTTCATTCGTGAAATTACTAAATCaatttgcccaccaactgttcgataaaagtccccaatgaaaactttggtaaaaccgggtgaagtctgagtaatcCGAGGCATGTGAGGGGATAAAATATTGTTTTACAACATACCCATGGAGCATTAAGTcaaaaatcttggcctcgtgcttaaaatgAGAAAATTTGGCCAAGCCATTTGTTTGTTAATCTGTTGCCCGTCAttctgtgttacggaccgtaacatcgtaCCGTAACACCGataatttccatgaaaactttctggaaatttggctgatgttacggtgggatgttacggaccgtgtcgtatgttacggaccgtaacatcacaTCGTAACACGatgatttccatgaaaactttctagAAATTTGAGAGACGTTATGGTGAGGTGTTACGGAACGTAACACGAGTGACGgtccgtaacatcataccgtaacccctctcaaatttccagtaaaCCTTCTGGAAATTTTGGTCGTGTTACGACtcaatgttacggaccgtaacgcgtatgacggtccgtcgactgtgttacggtgccTGAGCTAATTGCAGGACCTaaggcggagtattttcgaggagAGGACCGTCAGTTTCGATGGTCTTGATGGTTATCCAGGCATTCGTGACACTATCCTCTTCCATAAATTAGAGTTTCTGAAAAACTCTGTGGGGTCTTACATCCCGGTTtttgttcgggaattctacgcttTGTACGGGGTTGCTGTATTCAAAGCACTAAAAAAAGGGCAGCGCGCAAGTCAAGTACCGGCAATGACCGAGGTAATAATACGGAAAAAGAAGATTGACATCTCTCCGACGGCTATCAATAGAATACTATTCAGGGAggattatatagagcctacagcagcggaagaaggggagtttgtatacaaaattgaacagaaagATACAATCTCTGTCCGAAAATGGGTAGCTTCAGTTATTGCAAGAACAACAAATCCCGAATGGGCCTtggtgccaaagttgacagccaccgcgcgaatttggaaaaacaccctcacgccagaggcaaagttttggtggcagattgttctaTTTCGCATCCACCCTACCCAGACAGATAATGTTTTGACTCCGGACAGGGTTGTTCTTGTAGCTGCCATTATGTCGAGGTGTAAGATCAACTTCGGACGACTTATAGCAGAAGCTTTCCGAGAAAGAGCCACTcagccggccacttccctcattcatctATGCCTGCTTACGCTATTATGCTTGCGTGCAGAACCAGAACCCGTaccccatatcgatcacagtgtgattgccagaagtatttatgacatcacaaaggggaaGGATGATGTGTTGAGCCAGGGTTCAATGCCATCTGCATCGTCTTCTGAGGTCCCGGAGGGgccaacgggatcagatgttatacccttggctatcatgggtgctgGGTCCGTaacattgaaccgtaacaggagccaaatttccagaaagttttcttGGAAACATCAGTGTTACGAtgtcgtgttacggtccgtaactcatgttacagtccgtaacatctcaccgtaacattagccaaaattccagagagttgccaagtaattgtcacaagttacgcttcagaaggacggaccgtaacacaggttacggtccgtcacaTGGTGGTCGTAACAACAAGTggacaaatgacgaaatgaaggacggaccgtaacctgagttacggtccgtaacgatgcggcgtaagggcatttttgtccagaaacttggcgcgatttttggctctataaatacttaatgtagggttttaattcagcagccagatATATTTTTGAGAGCATAAACTCTAGGTTTTTCATATTAGAAGTTTTTGGAGCATTTAAAGTAAACTACTTCACTTCCATTCCGCCTTGTAATtgcattgtaagtatattatgtcaacttttaagctttctttgctaGTCaagattatgagtagctaattttaaagctaaggttgtgagtcccatgatgaatattatgtgaatgggtttctattattgatatatgcataatggttgttggtgttcattcagtttttgtgatttagcgttgggtgatgattgcaagcattatcctaagccattatattaacttttcttgggaaagaaagttagtattggtaagattgaatgacaatgactcgaggcgttaaccctcgtttaatagactaacttatggatgagaacaagtctaaattggcatttttggtcattcttcgattgcaactcttttacattcggaagaatcataaagaggaaatacgacttaactgttggaaaacattaagaagttcttaagagaccaagtgcatattcatagaacaaccattataagtatatcacattgaaacctgaagcataatatctaatcaaattggggaacacaaccttagtctctatttcacattaaatacaatttcagtcaaaatacttaattacattattcaacaactatttcaaactatcaggaataggattaaagctttTAAAGtctagtatcgcatacgattagtactcttttctctccatattccatgtgggattcgaccccaaccttgttgggacGTCCGCGTTAcatcattaataggtgtaatttgagcgtatcaagatACCAGCTGCTGCATTAACATTTCCATGTGCTATAAACTCAGATGTTGTGCCAGAAGTTGGAGTTTCTGCCATCTTCTTTCCTCTGTAGTGAAGAACAGGCTCATTGTATTCTTCATCAGTCAAGTAATGGTTTGGATTGTTTTCCATGCTTGTGTTAGCATGCATCATTTTGTTCATCCCTTTAGTTT
Coding sequences:
- the LOC132629096 gene encoding uncharacterized protein LOC132629096; the encoded protein is MAGTDPVTQITGPSQIDSNNPLYIHSSDSPGMSLVNFIFDGRGFQGWRRTILIALLAKNKLGFIDGTCKMPDPDSSDLEQRFGQSNGAKLFHLQKELSGIVQGNTDVAGYYTKIKRLWDELDSLNADNKCNCNCTYRGKDKQNKCLQDERLINFLMGLNDTYSSARSNILMLKPLPNLNHAYLLLLQDENQRESYVNANGYTGSSYFMAGKQANMNAHTDNQTYVVNQVYAGQKYRGTNQGGWENGSQQRFQVKQNNFYCTYCKKTNHTREGFYRLIGFPPDFKFTKGKKFQQPTAKSNSVSVDETKGMNKMMHANTSMENNPNHYLTDEEYNEPVLHYRGKKMAETPTSGTTSEFIAHGNVNAAAVGCLLQAPFMKRAQAFGESKDGLFLLQPNRTTNSFCSKASSNVVVSEKVSNSVSISFSVPISIQSKSDVILWHKRLGHFPFHAMKYIGSFKFPSMSTCTCDVFPMARQSRMSFPISHIKSKRIFELIHIDTWGPYKEPTHDGFKYFLTIVDDYSRGTWTHLLKNKNNVFPVLKNFLSMVERQFNVKVKIIRSDNAFELGKSAIASEFLSSEGIIHQTCCVSTPQQNGVVERKHKHLLEVSRALYFQSKVPIKYWGECLLTATYLINRIPSKVLRGKTLYQALFQSKPAYERLKVFGCPIYVSSLIEGNLSLELRLVYSLDIQKLKKGTNV